One genomic region from Spodoptera frugiperda isolate SF20-4 chromosome 21, AGI-APGP_CSIRO_Sfru_2.0, whole genome shotgun sequence encodes:
- the LOC118280311 gene encoding uncharacterized protein LOC118280311 isoform X5 has product MISFQLVFFTTLAVNVCGQHILHSPVSFKYLENDFLNLNIVLENVPSDITQYLLHIRTDRHGLNISHITPKNGTHNVKTKLNVKNVVLDLEIKNNGQTCAIFNILNGTQSTGLDGRSEFREQCLNHYDKNYCSIKVDFKNRCEDDSRLECDMKDETLTCFSGNIGHSEVAWSQHYIGPNDESSVSLPSTKVKGNSYMKMKMYKFDNNTQLSMETEFSKKYYNVSVPVEKAEDYELETSYIDENQTSYSFTCKGAESRISALYYNCSKIYTYDRKSLNWTKPIDLVNILFCCVQYKISKYGADVIVERIVDQFTQIRIKPTQIQKTNKPMCTMKKDYILQCTCPETPDYKIKWSQVITKNYKSTKKEQEILWSYETKSLDLSMKIYKFDNNTEIKCEDINQRTTKVNTAQNTYSINIPDVKNKTGQYNTLKDIVMNTTIPSYSECATRAIIRLIHPNDEIIERMHYNKNSAHKVCCISFEDPGTLIRDIKIISSLSQTSMPGTPNTTTSPLKDNQDEAESSTGIGLYVILPTLLIVVILLLILGLYFKKRRNSSQSQQMLQLETYGTTEKVLYAELAIEPRNDTRVVVRTNESPYAEIIGVLHRHR; this is encoded by the exons ATGATCAGTTTTCAACTAGTTTTCTTCACAACACTGGCAGTGAATGTATGTGGCC aaCACATTCTGCACAGTCCTGTCAGTTTCAAATACTTGGAGAACGACTTCTTAAACCTAAATATAGTATTGGAAAATGTACCTTCTGACATCACCCAGTATCTGCTTCATATACGCACAG ACCGACATGGACTAAACATATCACACATAACACCCAAGAATGGAACACACaatgtaaaaactaaactaaatgtaaaaaatgtagTGCTTGATTTAGAGATCAAAAATAACGGGCAAACTTGCGctatatttaatattctaaatgGCACACAGAGTACAGGTTTGGATG GACGATCTGAATTCCGGGAACAATGTCTGAATCATTATGATAAAAACTATTGTTCAATAAAAGTAGATTTCAAGAACAGATGCGAAGATG aTTCACGTTTGGAATGTGATATGAAAGATGAGACTTTGACCTGTTTCTCTGGTAACATTGGCCATTCGGAGGTGGCATGGTCTCAGCATTACATAGGTCCTAATGATG AATCCAGTGTTAGTTTACCTTCGACTAAAGTAAAAGGAAACAGctacatgaaaatgaaaatgtataaatttgACAACAACACTCAGCTATCAATGGAAACAGAATTTTCAAAGAAGTATTACAATGTGTCAGTACCCGTGGAGAAAGCAG AAGATTACGAGTTGGAAACATCATATATTGATGAAAACCAGACTTCCTACTCATTTACCTGCAAAGGGG CTGAAAGCAGAATCAGCGCTTTGTATTACAATTGTTCAAAGATCTACACTTATGATAGGAAGTCTCTAAACTGGACTAAGCCGATTGATctagtaaacattttattttgttgtgtccAATACAAGATTTCTAAGTATGGCGCCGACGTGATCGTAGAAAGAATAGTGGACCAATTTACACAAATTCGTATAAAGCCCACGCAAATAcaaaaaacta ACAAACCTATGTGCACAATGAAGAAAGACTATATTTTGCAATGCACGTGCCCGGAAACACccgattacaaaattaaatggtcACAAGTTATTACTAAAA ACTACAAAAGTACTAAAAAAGAACAAGAAATATTATGGTCGTATGAAACCAAATCACTGGATTTGAGTATGAAAATCTATAAATTTGATAATAATACTGAAATAAAATGCGAAGATATAAATCAGAGAACTACAAAAGTTAACACAGCTCAAAATACATACAGTATAAATATACCagacgttaaaaataaaacaggacAATAca aTACATTGAAGGATATTGTGATGAATACAACTATACCTTCTTATTCCGAATGCGCAACAC GCGCAATTATACGTTTAATTCATCCCAACGACGAAATTATTGAACGAATGCATTATAACAAAAACTCTGCACACAAAGTCTGCTGCATTTCTTTCGAAGATCCCGGGACTTTGATACgggatattaaaatcatttcttCCCTGTCCCAAACATCCATGCCag GCACTCCAAACACGACAACATCGCCTCTGAAAGATAACCAGGACGAAGCAGAAAGTTCCACAGGCATAGGACTCTACGTAATCCTACCGACACTATTGATTGTCGTCATTCTGCTACTAATACTCGGATTATACTTCAAAAAACGACGAAATTCGTCGCAATCACAACAAATGCTTCAATTGGAGACTTAT gGCACCACTGAAAAGGTTTTGTATGCAGAATTAGCTATTGAACCAAGGAATGATACTCGAGTGGTAGTACGAACCAACGAATCACCTTATGCAGAAATAATTGGTGTATTGCATAGACACCGGTAA
- the LOC118280311 gene encoding uncharacterized protein LOC118280311 isoform X6: MISFQLVFFTTLAVNVCGQHILHSPVSFKYLENDFLNLNIVLENVPSDITQYLLHIRTDRHGLNISHITPKNGTHNVKTKLNVKNVVLDLEIKNNGQTCAIFNILNGTQSTGLDGRSEFREQCLNHYDKNYCSIKVDFKNRCEDDSRLECDMKDETLTCFSGNIGHSEVAWSQHYIGPNDESSVSLPSTKVKGNSYMKMKMYKFDNNTQLSMETEFSKKYYNVSVPVEKAEDYELETSYIDENQTSYSFTCKGAESRISALYYNCSKIYTYDRKSLNWTKPIDLVNILFCCVQYKISKYGADVIVERIVDQFTQIRIKPTQIQKTNKPMCTMKKDYILQCTCPETPDYKIKWSQVITKNYKSTKKEQEILWSYETKSLDLSMKIYKFDNNTEIKCEDINHRTTKVNTAQNTYSINIPDVKNKTGQYNTLKDIVMNTTIPSYSECATRAIIRLIHPNDEIIERMHYNKNSAHKVCCISFEDPGTLIRDIKIISSLSQTSMPGTPNTTTSPLKDNQDEAESSTGIGLYVILPTLLIVVILLLILGLYFKKRRNSSQSQQMLQLETYGTTEKVLYAELAIEPRNDTRVVVRTNESPYAEIIGVLHRHR, translated from the exons ATGATCAGTTTTCAACTAGTTTTCTTCACAACACTGGCAGTGAATGTATGTGGCC aaCACATTCTGCACAGTCCTGTCAGTTTCAAATACTTGGAGAACGACTTCTTAAACCTAAATATAGTATTGGAAAATGTACCTTCTGACATCACCCAGTATCTGCTTCATATACGCACAG ACCGACATGGACTAAACATATCACACATAACACCCAAGAATGGAACACACaatgtaaaaactaaactaaatgtaaaaaatgtagTGCTTGATTTAGAGATCAAAAATAACGGGCAAACTTGCGctatatttaatattctaaatgGCACACAGAGTACAGGTTTGGATG GACGATCTGAATTCCGGGAACAATGTCTGAATCATTATGATAAAAACTATTGTTCAATAAAAGTAGATTTCAAGAACAGATGCGAAGATG aTTCACGTTTGGAATGTGATATGAAAGATGAGACTTTGACCTGTTTCTCTGGTAACATTGGCCATTCGGAGGTGGCATGGTCTCAGCATTACATAGGTCCTAATGATG AATCCAGTGTTAGTTTACCTTCGACTAAAGTAAAAGGAAACAGctacatgaaaatgaaaatgtataaatttgACAACAACACTCAGCTATCAATGGAAACAGAATTTTCAAAGAAGTATTACAATGTGTCAGTACCCGTGGAGAAAGCAG AAGATTACGAGTTGGAAACATCATATATTGATGAAAACCAGACTTCCTACTCATTTACCTGCAAAGGGG CTGAAAGCAGAATCAGCGCTTTGTATTACAATTGTTCAAAGATCTACACTTATGATAGGAAGTCTCTAAACTGGACTAAGCCGATTGATctagtaaacattttattttgttgtgtccAATACAAGATTTCTAAGTATGGCGCCGACGTGATCGTAGAAAGAATAGTGGACCAATTTACACAAATTCGTATAAAGCCCACGCAAATAcaaaaaacta ACAAACCTATGTGCACAATGAAGAAAGACTATATTTTGCAATGCACGTGCCCGGAAACACccgattacaaaattaaatggtcACAAGTTATTACTAAAA ACTACAAAAGTACTAAAAAAGAACAAGAAATATTATGGTCGTATGAAACCAAATCACTGGATTTGAGTATGAAAATCTATAAATTTGATAATAATACTGAAATAAAATGCGAAGATATAAATCACAGAACTACAAAAGTTAACACAGCTCAAAATACATACAGTATAAATATACCagacgttaaaaataaaacaggacAATAca aTACATTGAAGGATATTGTGATGAATACAACTATACCTTCTTATTCCGAATGCGCAACAC GCGCAATTATACGTTTAATTCATCCCAACGACGAAATTATTGAACGAATGCATTATAACAAAAACTCTGCACACAAAGTCTGCTGCATTTCTTTCGAAGATCCCGGGACTTTGATACgggatattaaaatcatttcttCCCTGTCCCAAACATCCATGCCag GCACTCCAAACACGACAACATCGCCTCTGAAAGATAACCAGGACGAAGCAGAAAGTTCCACAGGCATAGGACTCTACGTAATCCTACCGACACTATTGATTGTCGTCATTCTGCTACTAATACTCGGATTATACTTCAAAAAACGACGAAATTCGTCGCAATCACAACAAATGCTTCAATTGGAGACTTAT gGCACCACTGAAAAGGTTTTGTATGCAGAATTAGCTATTGAACCAAGGAATGATACTCGAGTGGTAGTACGAACCAACGAATCACCTTATGCAGAAATAATTGGTGTATTGCATAGACACCGGTAA
- the LOC118280311 gene encoding uncharacterized protein LOC118280311 isoform X7 yields the protein MISFQLVFFTTLAVNVCGQHILHSPVSFKYLENDFLNLNIVLENVPSDITQYLLHIRTDRHGLNISHITPKNGTHNVKTKLNVKNVVLDLEIKNNGQTCAIFNILNGTQSTGLDGRSEFREQCLNHYDKNYCSIKVDFKNRCEDDSRLECDMKDETLTCFSGNIGHSEVAWSQHYIGPNDESSVSLPSTKVKGNSYMKMKMYKFDNNTQLSMETEFSKKYYNVSVPVEKADYELETSYIDENQTSYSFTCKGAESRISALYYNCSKIYTYDRKSLNWTKPIDLVNILFCCVQYKISKYGADVIVERIVDQFTQIRIKPTQIQKTNKPMCTMKKDYILQCTCPETPDYKIKWSQVITKNYKSTKKEQEILWSYETKSLDLSMKIYKFDNNTEIKCEDINQRTTKVNTAQNTYSINIPDVKNKTGQYNTLKDIVMNTTIPSYSECATRAIIRLIHPNDEIIERMHYNKNSAHKVCCISFEDPGTLIRDIKIISSLSQTSMPGTPNTTTSPLKDNQDEAESSTGIGLYVILPTLLIVVILLLILGLYFKKRRNSSQSQQMLQLETYGTTEKVLYAELAIEPRNDTRVVVRTNESPYAEIIGVLHRHR from the exons ATGATCAGTTTTCAACTAGTTTTCTTCACAACACTGGCAGTGAATGTATGTGGCC aaCACATTCTGCACAGTCCTGTCAGTTTCAAATACTTGGAGAACGACTTCTTAAACCTAAATATAGTATTGGAAAATGTACCTTCTGACATCACCCAGTATCTGCTTCATATACGCACAG ACCGACATGGACTAAACATATCACACATAACACCCAAGAATGGAACACACaatgtaaaaactaaactaaatgtaaaaaatgtagTGCTTGATTTAGAGATCAAAAATAACGGGCAAACTTGCGctatatttaatattctaaatgGCACACAGAGTACAGGTTTGGATG GACGATCTGAATTCCGGGAACAATGTCTGAATCATTATGATAAAAACTATTGTTCAATAAAAGTAGATTTCAAGAACAGATGCGAAGATG aTTCACGTTTGGAATGTGATATGAAAGATGAGACTTTGACCTGTTTCTCTGGTAACATTGGCCATTCGGAGGTGGCATGGTCTCAGCATTACATAGGTCCTAATGATG AATCCAGTGTTAGTTTACCTTCGACTAAAGTAAAAGGAAACAGctacatgaaaatgaaaatgtataaatttgACAACAACACTCAGCTATCAATGGAAACAGAATTTTCAAAGAAGTATTACAATGTGTCAGTACCCGTGGAGAAAGCAG ATTACGAGTTGGAAACATCATATATTGATGAAAACCAGACTTCCTACTCATTTACCTGCAAAGGGG CTGAAAGCAGAATCAGCGCTTTGTATTACAATTGTTCAAAGATCTACACTTATGATAGGAAGTCTCTAAACTGGACTAAGCCGATTGATctagtaaacattttattttgttgtgtccAATACAAGATTTCTAAGTATGGCGCCGACGTGATCGTAGAAAGAATAGTGGACCAATTTACACAAATTCGTATAAAGCCCACGCAAATAcaaaaaacta ACAAACCTATGTGCACAATGAAGAAAGACTATATTTTGCAATGCACGTGCCCGGAAACACccgattacaaaattaaatggtcACAAGTTATTACTAAAA ACTACAAAAGTACTAAAAAAGAACAAGAAATATTATGGTCGTATGAAACCAAATCACTGGATTTGAGTATGAAAATCTATAAATTTGATAATAATACTGAAATAAAATGCGAAGATATAAATCAGAGAACTACAAAAGTTAACACAGCTCAAAATACATACAGTATAAATATACCagacgttaaaaataaaacaggacAATAca aTACATTGAAGGATATTGTGATGAATACAACTATACCTTCTTATTCCGAATGCGCAACAC GCGCAATTATACGTTTAATTCATCCCAACGACGAAATTATTGAACGAATGCATTATAACAAAAACTCTGCACACAAAGTCTGCTGCATTTCTTTCGAAGATCCCGGGACTTTGATACgggatattaaaatcatttcttCCCTGTCCCAAACATCCATGCCag GCACTCCAAACACGACAACATCGCCTCTGAAAGATAACCAGGACGAAGCAGAAAGTTCCACAGGCATAGGACTCTACGTAATCCTACCGACACTATTGATTGTCGTCATTCTGCTACTAATACTCGGATTATACTTCAAAAAACGACGAAATTCGTCGCAATCACAACAAATGCTTCAATTGGAGACTTAT gGCACCACTGAAAAGGTTTTGTATGCAGAATTAGCTATTGAACCAAGGAATGATACTCGAGTGGTAGTACGAACCAACGAATCACCTTATGCAGAAATAATTGGTGTATTGCATAGACACCGGTAA
- the LOC118280311 gene encoding uncharacterized protein LOC118280311 isoform X8 produces the protein MISFQLVFFTTLAVNVCGQHILHSPVSFKYLENDFLNLNIVLENVPSDITQYLLHIRTDRHGLNISHITPKNGTHNVKTKLNVKNVVLDLEIKNNGQTCAIFNILNGTQSTGLDGRSEFREQCLNHYDKNYCSIKVDFKNRCEDDSRLECDMKDETLTCFSGNIGHSEVAWSQHYIESSVSLPSTKVKGNSYMKMKMYKFDNNTQLSMETEFSKKYYNVSVPVEKAEDYELETSYIDENQTSYSFTCKGAESRISALYYNCSKIYTYDRKSLNWTKPIDLVNILFCCVQYKISKYGADVIVERIVDQFTQIRIKPTQIQKTNKPMCTMKKDYILQCTCPETPDYKIKWSQVITKNYKSTKKEQEILWSYETKSLDLSMKIYKFDNNTEIKCEDINQRTTKVNTAQNTYSINIPDVKNKTGQYNTLKDIVMNTTIPSYSECATRAIIRLIHPNDEIIERMHYNKNSAHKVCCISFEDPGTLIRDIKIISSLSQTSMPGTPNTTTSPLKDNQDEAESSTGIGLYVILPTLLIVVILLLILGLYFKKRRNSSQSQQMLQLETYGTTEKVLYAELAIEPRNDTRVVVRTNESPYAEIIGVLHRHR, from the exons ATGATCAGTTTTCAACTAGTTTTCTTCACAACACTGGCAGTGAATGTATGTGGCC aaCACATTCTGCACAGTCCTGTCAGTTTCAAATACTTGGAGAACGACTTCTTAAACCTAAATATAGTATTGGAAAATGTACCTTCTGACATCACCCAGTATCTGCTTCATATACGCACAG ACCGACATGGACTAAACATATCACACATAACACCCAAGAATGGAACACACaatgtaaaaactaaactaaatgtaaaaaatgtagTGCTTGATTTAGAGATCAAAAATAACGGGCAAACTTGCGctatatttaatattctaaatgGCACACAGAGTACAGGTTTGGATG GACGATCTGAATTCCGGGAACAATGTCTGAATCATTATGATAAAAACTATTGTTCAATAAAAGTAGATTTCAAGAACAGATGCGAAGATG aTTCACGTTTGGAATGTGATATGAAAGATGAGACTTTGACCTGTTTCTCTGGTAACATTGGCCATTCGGAGGTGGCATGGTCTCAGCATTACATAG AATCCAGTGTTAGTTTACCTTCGACTAAAGTAAAAGGAAACAGctacatgaaaatgaaaatgtataaatttgACAACAACACTCAGCTATCAATGGAAACAGAATTTTCAAAGAAGTATTACAATGTGTCAGTACCCGTGGAGAAAGCAG AAGATTACGAGTTGGAAACATCATATATTGATGAAAACCAGACTTCCTACTCATTTACCTGCAAAGGGG CTGAAAGCAGAATCAGCGCTTTGTATTACAATTGTTCAAAGATCTACACTTATGATAGGAAGTCTCTAAACTGGACTAAGCCGATTGATctagtaaacattttattttgttgtgtccAATACAAGATTTCTAAGTATGGCGCCGACGTGATCGTAGAAAGAATAGTGGACCAATTTACACAAATTCGTATAAAGCCCACGCAAATAcaaaaaacta ACAAACCTATGTGCACAATGAAGAAAGACTATATTTTGCAATGCACGTGCCCGGAAACACccgattacaaaattaaatggtcACAAGTTATTACTAAAA ACTACAAAAGTACTAAAAAAGAACAAGAAATATTATGGTCGTATGAAACCAAATCACTGGATTTGAGTATGAAAATCTATAAATTTGATAATAATACTGAAATAAAATGCGAAGATATAAATCAGAGAACTACAAAAGTTAACACAGCTCAAAATACATACAGTATAAATATACCagacgttaaaaataaaacaggacAATAca aTACATTGAAGGATATTGTGATGAATACAACTATACCTTCTTATTCCGAATGCGCAACAC GCGCAATTATACGTTTAATTCATCCCAACGACGAAATTATTGAACGAATGCATTATAACAAAAACTCTGCACACAAAGTCTGCTGCATTTCTTTCGAAGATCCCGGGACTTTGATACgggatattaaaatcatttcttCCCTGTCCCAAACATCCATGCCag GCACTCCAAACACGACAACATCGCCTCTGAAAGATAACCAGGACGAAGCAGAAAGTTCCACAGGCATAGGACTCTACGTAATCCTACCGACACTATTGATTGTCGTCATTCTGCTACTAATACTCGGATTATACTTCAAAAAACGACGAAATTCGTCGCAATCACAACAAATGCTTCAATTGGAGACTTAT gGCACCACTGAAAAGGTTTTGTATGCAGAATTAGCTATTGAACCAAGGAATGATACTCGAGTGGTAGTACGAACCAACGAATCACCTTATGCAGAAATAATTGGTGTATTGCATAGACACCGGTAA